Sequence from the Drosophila subpulchrella strain 33 F10 #4 breed RU33 chromosome 3R, RU_Dsub_v1.1 Primary Assembly, whole genome shotgun sequence genome:
gCGATTTGGATTTCCACCGCAGCCGCCGTAGGTGAATTGCACACAACGATTGTTTGTAAAGTCATAGCCAAACACTTTAAAGTTTCCTTTGCAAGGTCCAGGATTTGCGATAAATgtacatttttcttataatagAAAAGACTTAGTTACAAATTGTTTCTTAAATAAGAATATCTTACCTTGGCGGCGTGGTTGAGAAGTCCCAATGCTTATCAAGTAAATAAGTATTTGGAAAAATACAATCAAATACATAACTgagaaataatatattattgaatgtgtttaaaaaaaaacacatttgtttttgaaataatAATCACAcgccctgtttgttttttctgaTACTTTTTCAGGAGTCTTTGATTGTCTACAGCTACACACCGTTTCCCATCTTGCAGTTCATTGAAAGACGATTGGATGATAGTACCAAAATATTCGAATCACGTTTGGAAAACCTTCATGGCTATCGAATGCCCATTGTATTGGGAGGATCTACCCCTCGTTTGATTGTCTATCGTGGCTTGGATGGGAAATTGATATTCTCAGGACTTGTGGGCAATTTCATGCTCAGTTTTGAACAGCGATTTAATTGTAGACTGATTCAGCCATATCCTTTTGATGAGTCAGTTACAACGCCGTCTCGGGAACTCATTGTGGCTGTCAGAAATGGTAGTGCCCAAATTGCACTGGCGGCTACGTATGCTCTAGTACCATTTACCGGATATTCGTACCCCTTTGAACTGCTGAGCTGGTGCCTCATGATGCCATTACCAGCGGAGGTTCCTCATAGTCAGCTTTATAGCATGGTATTTAGTCCCACGGCATTTTGGATCACTCTCCTTGCCATGGTGATAATTTCATTGACTTTATCCATGGCTCTTCGGCTCCATGGCTATAGAGTCACTTTTAGTGAGTACTTCCTACATGATAGTTGCCTAAGGGGAGTCCTGTCGCAGACCTTTTACGAGGTTCTTCGAGCCCCGCCCTTGGTGAGGGCTATTTACCTGGTGATCTGTGTACTTGGACTGATGATTACCTCCTGGTACAACTCGTACTTCTCAACCTTTGTGACCAGCGCTCCAAGACTACCAGCCCTCAGCAGTTATGAGAGTATCAAGCGATCGACTACAAAAGTTGTGATCTGGAAACCGGAATAAGAAATGCTTCTCCacttgtcggaaagtatgaaGAAGTATTCGCCCATCTTTCAGTTGCACAAGGACTATAAGGAGTTCTTGCATTTGCGGGATTCCTTCGACACCAGATATGGTTACATGATGCCACTAGAGAAGTGGTCACTAATGAAGGAGCAACAAAGGGTATTCAGTTCGCCATTATTTAGTCTGCAGGAGGATCTGTGCGTCTTTCATACGGTCCCTATAGTGTTTCCCCGAGCGAATAATACGGTATTCAAGGAACCTTTGGATCGTCTCATTTTGGATGTGACCGCAACAGGACTTCTCAGCCACTGGCGTGATATGGTCTTTACTGAAATGATCAAGGCAGGACAATTGAAACTTGAAGATCGAGGTCACCCAAAAGAATTTCGTGCTATGAAGGTGAAGGACTTGGAACAGATTTGGCGATGTTGGGGATATATGCTTGGCCTGGCCACATTCGTATTTCTGCTTGAGTTGATTTGCTTTTGGCGTCATAAAATCTGGTCAAAagttagaaatattttttctcgctttaagtaaaacaaaataacaaatgcttaattaagaaaaaatgtttatgtCATTCAAtgtttcttaaaataaaatgtaattaaaataatagcgatttttttaaattgttttatttttctgtttaATTTTCACTTTCAAGGATTGAGACCATGCCCTGTAAATGTTATTATAGTTACGAAAAACCCTGAGCTTGGTGTTAACTTCCCAACCAAACATGTCTGATTCAGgtgatttcacttgttttTTGTAATCCCAAGGGAAatgttttttggttttcttttttcgCCCGCGGCTTGTTAACGTGTGCTGCTAATTGGAATTAACCATTAGCCACGTCGTCGGCGGATTCATTAGCAACCCTTTAAATGTGCAGCGGCATCAATCAGTGTCATGCAGTTGTCCCTCGACCATCGTGATGGATTGCCCAATGTGGATCCTGAGCGGCCTTTGTCTGATTAGTCTGGTCGGTGGCGCAACGGTAATTGAATTACTGGGTAGGATAAAGCTGGAATCGGACTTTGAGTACGTGCTGCTCATGAAGAACAGGAACTTTAGTCTGCCGGATCAAGTTTGGAATGCAAGTACGATAGAGATGGATATTATGGAAACAATAGAAGTGCCTGTCCTTCAACTGGACGAAAATGTGAGCTACTTCTTACACAACAAAATCAGCAGACGTTTGCTGTCCCTGGTCTTCTTAAGTAATGAAAATCTGGAGGAGCATAGAGGTCTGCTCAAAGCTCTGGTTGGGAATCTCAGGCATATGACCACTTCCAGAGTTATTTTTCTTATACAATCAGAGGCTTCAACTGATGTGCTTTACATATTGTTTAAAGATTGTTGGCGGAAGAAGCTATTGAATGTTGTCGTTATATTCAAGGATTTTGAGGTGGGTAAGGAGacataaattataattacaaTAATTATCCTTTTGTTAATCCCAGGCAACCTCAACCTTCTACAGCTACTCATATTTTCCTATACTACAAATAGAAGAGCGGGTCTACGGGTCCAGTCTGTCGTCTTCATTAATTTTTCGCGATCGTCTGAGGGATTTCCATGGCTACGAGATGCCCGTGATTCTTGGAGGAGTCGCACCACGTTTGATTGCCTACCGTAATAAAAAGGGAAATGTGGTCTACGAGGGAACAGTGGGTCATTTCATGATGGCCTTCCAACAAAAGTATAATGTAAAATTTGTCCAGCCCTTGGGGGACAAAAACCAATTGGATTTTGGACCCTCGCTGCAAACAGTTGCTGCTGTGCGAGACGAAACAGTGGAGATTTCAATGTCCCTGACTTTCCCAACGATTCCCCCACATGGTTTAAGTTATCCTTATGAGCAGACGAACTGGTGTGTAATGTTGCCCGTGGAGGCTGATGTACCACCTTTCGAGTATTACACCAGGGTTTTTGAGCTGTCTGCCTTTTTGCTGACTTTAGGAGCCCTTGTGATACTATCCTTTCTCCTGACCAGTGCTTTGCGTCTCCATGGATACACGACTAGAATCAGTGAGTTCCTGATCCACGACAGCTGCTTAAGAGGAGTACTGGGCCAGTCCTTTGTGGAGGTTTTTCGAGCTCCCGTTCTTGTTCGAGGTATTTGTCTGGAGATCTGCGTGCTAGGCATCCTGATCACCGCCTGGTACAACTCATATTTCTCCAGCTACGTGACCACTGCTCCGAAACAGCCTGCCTTCAGA
This genomic interval carries:
- the LOC119545672 gene encoding uncharacterized protein LOC119545672, which encodes MDCPMWILSGLCLISLVGGATVIELLGRIKLESDFEYVLLMKNRNFSLPDQVWNASTIEMDIMETIEVPVLQLDENVSYFLHNKISRRLLSLVFLSNENLEEHRGLLKALVGNLRHMTTSRVIFLIQSEASTDVLYILFKDCWRKKLLNVVVIFKDFEATSTFYSYSYFPILQIEERVYGSSLSSSLIFRDRLRDFHGYEMPVILGGVAPRLIAYRNKKGNVVYEGTVGHFMMAFQQKYNVKFVQPLGDKNQLDFGPSLQTVAAVRDETVEISMSLTFPTIPPHGLSYPYEQTNWCVMLPVEADVPPFEYYTRVFELSAFLLTLGALVILSFLLTSALRLHGYTTRISEFLIHDSCLRGVLGQSFVEVFRAPVLVRGICLEICVLGILITAWYNSYFSSYVTTAPKQPAFRSYDDILASKVKVVAWKPEYAELFGRLLEFRKYEPMFLVEPDFNRYRALRDSLDTRYGYMITTNRWVLINEQQKVFSRPLFRKRDDFCFFNNIPLGFPLHENSVFMEPVLKLIMELAETGLTFHWMATGFTELIEAGEMHFVDLSPHREFRAMQIQDLQYVWYGFAFMVVFSSLVWLLEILAYRLKTKPLFPRRLLFRDQK
- the LOC119562923 gene encoding LOW QUALITY PROTEIN: uncharacterized protein LOC119562923 (The sequence of the model RefSeq protein was modified relative to this genomic sequence to represent the inferred CDS: substituted 1 base at 1 genomic stop codon), translated to MGLFHLLLVTLVFLSPGRDCSIHNLLHHLKSELKFEYALLLGNSDSIWVDVLWHFAVPVIQIEGNHKVDYNLGKNHSHNVLAIAFLNDSPEEVLDILHINLRMLNTRPVLLVLRKRTMRVYPMLEWCWNHKLLNVVAIAPDFKESLIVYSYTPFPILQFIERRLDDSTKIFESRLENLHGYRMPIVLGGSTPRLIVYRGLDGKLIFSGLVGNFMLSFEQRFNCRLIQPYPFDESVTTPSRELIVAVRNGSAQIALAATYALVPFTGYSYPFELLSWCLMMPLPAEVPHSQLYSMVFSPTAFWITLLAMVIISLTLSMALRLHGYRVTFSEYFLHDSCLRGVLSQTFYEVLRAPPLVRAIYLVICVLGLMITSWYNSYFSTFVTSAPRLPALSSYESIKRSTTKVVIWKPEXEMLLHLSESMKKYSPIFQLHKDYKEFLHLRDSFDTRYGYMMPLEKWSLMKEQQRVFSSPLFSLQEDLCVFHTVPIVFPRANNTVFKEPLDRLILDVTATGLLSHWRDMVFTEMIKAGQLKLEDRGHPKEFRAMKVKDLEQIWRCWGYMLGLATFVFLLELICFWRHKIWSKVRN